The Candidatus Bathyanammoxibius amoris genome includes a window with the following:
- the gspG gene encoding type II secretion system major pseudopilin GspG: MKTVMREDSTQATGHSMELLAGELTRVHMPSKLITGRRAGFTLLEILIVVAIIGLIASIVAPRLIGRIGKSKTVIARAQIESFGTALETYRLDTGEYPSEAQGLQVLVERPDNVLNWHGPYLRKRVIPNDPWGESYIYSYPGEYGDYEIVSYGSNRNEGGEGEAADIVSWE, from the coding sequence ATGAAGACCGTAATGCGCGAAGATTCGACGCAGGCGACAGGCCACAGCATGGAGTTGCTTGCGGGTGAACTCACCAGGGTTCATATGCCCTCAAAACTGATTACTGGCCGGAGAGCCGGCTTCACACTTTTGGAAATATTGATTGTGGTAGCCATCATAGGCTTAATTGCCTCCATAGTAGCGCCAAGGTTGATAGGGAGAATAGGCAAATCCAAGACCGTTATCGCCCGTGCCCAGATAGAGTCTTTTGGAACGGCTCTTGAGACGTACAGGTTAGATACGGGAGAATATCCGTCAGAGGCACAGGGGCTCCAGGTCCTGGTAGAAAGACCCGATAACGTACTTAACTGGCATGGGCCTTATCTGAGAAAAAGGGTCATACCCAACGACCCGTGGGGGGAATCCTATATTTACAGCTATCCTGGTGAGTATGGCGACTATGAGATAGTTTCTTATGGGTCTAACAGAAATGAAGGCGGCGAAGGAGAAGCTGCGGACATAGTAAGCTGGGAGTAA
- a CDS encoding prepilin-type N-terminal cleavage/methylation domain-containing protein has protein sequence MLRIRYKQVCGFTLLELLVVLSIALALLGLGVPRMVSTMGAMEFRRGVVLTISFLRRSHLDAVVKGDTLRLKLEGNRLTRSDGREFPAPKGLRLSLPLDSKDSTLAVFSPSGRNTSQRLYINDKHKRRAVISIDPLSSMPTCRYH, from the coding sequence ATGCTTCGCATCAGATATAAACAGGTCTGTGGGTTTACGCTGCTGGAACTGCTAGTAGTATTAAGCATAGCCCTTGCCCTTCTGGGTTTGGGTGTGCCCAGGATGGTGTCCACTATGGGTGCCATGGAGTTCAGGAGGGGAGTAGTGTTAACCATTAGTTTTCTTAGGCGGTCTCATCTGGATGCCGTGGTAAAAGGAGATACACTACGTTTGAAGTTGGAAGGGAATAGACTGACGAGGTCGGATGGCAGAGAGTTTCCTGCCCCTAAAGGGTTGCGGTTAAGCCTGCCCTTAGATAGTAAGGACTCCACATTGGCCGTGTTCTCTCCTAGCGGCAGGAACACAAGTCAAAGGCTTTACATTAATGATAAGCACAAACGCAGGGCGGTAATAAGTATTGACCCGTTAAGCAGCATGCCAACGTGCAGATACCATTAG